From a single Pyxicephalus adspersus chromosome 11, UCB_Pads_2.0, whole genome shotgun sequence genomic region:
- the MYADM gene encoding myeloid-associated differentiation marker, giving the protein MSVQRRKIVAGNTSVLKSSVGIVRILAVIFACVTFSLVAHKGGWNSRAGDMCMFSWCFCFAVTIVILLVEVAGLQSRMPVSWKNFPITFAMFAVLMCLSASVIYPLYFLEDRSHGSEMHTYQVVATVFSCLTTLAYIVEVSLTRARPGEVTGYMATVPGILKVIESYIACVIFVFISDPPLYEKHVALKWCLSVYCICFILSVVVIILCVGECTGWLPFTFEKFLNAYALLAVLMYASAVIIWPIFQFDSKYGGTTQRPGNCRQYSSPGYLCIWDKLVAIAVLSATNLIVYIIDLVYSARLIFITV; this is encoded by the coding sequence ATGTCGGTTCAACGAAGAAAAATTGTGGCTGGTAACACCAGTGTCCTGAAGTCTTCTGTTGGGATTGTACGGATTCTAGCGGTCATCTTCGCATGTGTCACATTCAGTTTAGTTGCCCACAAGGGAGGATGGAACAGCCGAGCTGGTGACATGTGCATGTTCTCCTGGTGCTTCTGCTTTGCCGTCACTATCGTTATCCTTCTTGTTGAGGTTGCTGGGCTTCAGAGCCGGATGCCGGTGTCATGGAAAAATTTTCCCATCACCTTTGCCATGTTTGCCGTCCTAATGTGCCTGTCGGCTTCTGTCATATATCCACTATACTTCCTTGAAGACAGGAGCCACGGCAGTGAAATGCACACGTACCAAGTTGTGGCCACTGTGTTCTCCTGCCTTACCACCTTGGCATACATCGTTGAGGTGTCTTTAACCAGGGCTCGACCTGGAGAAGTTACTGGCTACATGGCTACTGTTCCAGGAATACTAAAAGTCATCGAAAGCTACATCGCTTGTGTCATTTTCGTCTTCATTTCGGACCCACCTCTGTATGAAAAACACGTCGCACTGAAGTGGTGCCTATCTGTATACTGCATCTGTTTTATCCTGTCTGTTGTGGTCATTATACTATGTGTTGGGGAGTGCACAGGCTGGCTGCCTTTTACTTTTGAGAAGTTCCTCAATGCATACGCTCTTTTAGCTGTTTTGATGTATGCCTCTGCTGTGATCATTTGGCCCATTTTCCAGTTTGATTCAAAGTATGGGGGCACAACACAAAGGCCAGGCAATTGTCGCCAATATTCTTCTCCCGGCTATCTATGTATATGGGATAAATTGGTAGCCATTGCTGTTTTGTCAGCTACCAATCTTATAGTTTACATCATAGATCTTGTTTATTCCGCAAGACTTATCTTCATCACtgtttaa